GTGCCGAACTTACGTGGTGGTGGCGAATACGGCAAGGCGTGGCACAAAGCTGGCACTCAGCAGCAAAAGCAGAATGTGTTTGACGACTTCATTGCCGCAGCCGAGTTCTTAATCGCAGAAAAGTACACCAGCCGCGACAAGCTGGCGATTCGCGGCGGTTCTAACGGTGGTTTGCTGGTGGGTGCTTGTATGACACAAAGGCCTGAGCTTTTCCAAGTGGCTCTGCCTGCTGTTGGGGTGCTAGATATGCTGCGTTACCACACCTTCACGTCTGGTGAAGGCTGGGCGTACGACTACGGTACATCAGCGCAAAACAAAGAGATGTTTGAATACTTGCTTGGTTACTCACCCGTTCACAATGTAGTACATGGCACAGACTATCCAGCGACTCTGGTGACGACCGCAGATCACGACGACCGCGTAGTACCAGCGCACTCTTATAAGTTTATTGCTGAATTGCAAGATAAGCATAAAGGCAGTGCGCCCGTCATGATTCGTATTGATGTCAATGCAGGCCATGGTGCCGGAATGCCGTTGAGTAAAGCGATCGATCTCACTACTGATATTTATGCATTTACTCTGTTCAATATGGGGATAGAGTCCATAGATTCACTTTAGCGAATACTTGATCTTAGATAATTAGGTATTTGACTCAGACCAAAAGCCCTCAAAATCTACCTTAGATTTTGAGGGCTTTCATATATATGAAAATCAATCAAAATTGCACCCTGTTCTTGTCTCTTTACCACACCCTTTTTCGTGATAGTGGCCACCATTACTGATGAAATGAAAGCGATTTCAAGCTGTATTATTGCGAATTTCTACGTCTATCTACCTGATTGTAAATAGATAACTATATCTGGTGATAACTCTAAAAGTTTCATGGCATTTGGGCTGATTTATCAGTGTGAACAGCAACTAACTTTTCAACGCTTTCATTGCTTAATATTTCCCTGTTCGATGAAAACTCAAAAAAATAATAGGGAAATAAAATGCAAAAATTTAAGCTTTTGCCAATAACAGTCGCAGTGGCGGCATCGCTTGCTTCACTCTCTTCTTTTGCTGCTGATACTGATATCGAAGCATTAGAAAAACGAATTCAAGAGTTAGAATCTAAGGTTGTAGAAATTGATTATGTGAACGATCAACAGCCAGCAGTTTTGACTCCAGACACGAAAGTGCCAGAAGGGATTGTATTCTCTGGTTACGCTCGTTACGGCGCACATTACTCGGATGGAGACAATCGCTATGTTGAAGTTGGTAGCTCAGGCCGCTCTCTTGGTCGTTTAGGTAACGAAGCCAACGGCGGTGAGTTTCAATTAGGAAAAATTTTCCAAGCAGATAGCGGTGCGAAGTGGGACGTAGTGCTCATGCTTGATGATTGGAACAACGATCAGTGGGGTTCTTCTGGCGGCGTAAACTTGAAGAAAATGTACGCTGGTGTCACTAATTTCGTTGAGAGCCAACCTGAGCTATACGCATGGGCTGGTCGTGATTTCCATCAGCGTCCACAACAAGGTTTGAACGATTACTTCTGGATGTCTCACGATGGTCAAGGTGCGGGCTTTAACAACTTAAACCTTGGTGGCATTAAGCTAGACATGGGTTTTGTTGGTGCGGTTGATAGCGAAGACGGTGCTCTAGGTAATGATTCAGGCCGTTATGGTATTACGTCGAAACTTCACGGCATCAATGCTGGTATTGGCAACCTAGATTTGTATGCTAACTATGGTTTCGCGTCTGAAGAAGCCGATACTATCGGGAATAAAGTAAGCGATGAAAATGCATGGCAAATCGGTGCAACTCTTGGCTTAGGTGATTCCAACAAGTTAGTTGCTAAATACGCTGACGGTGCTGATAACTCAGTATTTGAGTTAGCGGGCGATAAGCAAGTTATCTATGTAAGTTTAGAAGGTAACTACGCAACGAGCGATCAATTCATTATTGATTACCTTATATCGTACAAAGATATCTCTGGTGACGATGCAACAGAGCAGAGCGAATACGCTGGTATAGTTCGTCCACAGTATCAATGGGATGACACGCATTCTACATGGTTAGAAGCGGGCTACGCGATGGAAGATCGTGATGATGGTTCTGAGAAAAACGGTTGGAAAGTCACGCTATCTCAAAACGTATCACTTGGTGGTCTACCTTGGAGTCGTCCAATGCTACGTTTCTACACAACAGTGGGTGATGTGGAGACTAAAGGCACAACTGAAACGGTTACTGCAGATACACTTGCATTCGGTGCAATGTTTGAAGCTTGGTGGTAATCACAAGCTAGAAACAGCAGCTCTTTGAATTAGGCATATTTTCAAAGAGCGATGCTTTCAAATATCCATGCTTATTAAGAGCATACGTTGAAATACCTATGCTTTTAAAGAGTAAGTAATACTGTCCATTTTAGCCCTAAAGGCAGATTGATTAGGGCACGTTTCAATTAACTCCATTCTTGGGCACATTTTTGTGCCCTTTTTTTCGCCACTAGCTCAAGGAATAACTATGAGACTTTCTTCCATTGTGTCTCGAGTTTATCTGGGTTTTTTTGTACTGATCGCAATTATGTTAGCCTCTGCGTGGCTAAGTATCAGTAGCAATAAGAACATCACAACTCGAATTGAAAATATCACACAGCAAGCCACTCCACTAATGCTTCAATCGTCGGCACTTACTATTGGATTCTTGGACATTAATCGCAGCACGATTCCCTATTTATCCGCCAATTACATTGATGAACTCGAGCCATTAAAGCAAACCATTTTGAATAATATCAATCTGTATCAGCAGCAATTAAATTGGTTTGAAGGCAAGGACGCAGCCGGTTCACCAATTGAATCCATGCTCAATAAAATTAATGAAACGGGAGAGTCTACGTTCGAGAAGATCGAACAAGTTTTGAATCTCTATGTATCGTATTTGGATGGCAAAGACCTTGGCTCGATGAAACAAGAGCAATTCCAGTCTGTCGTGGGGCAGCTTAATAACAGCTTAGTGAATCAATTAGCGAGTGCGGATTCGGAGAACACGCAAAAAGCAGTCGAAGCCTTGTTGGTGCAATTGAGTTTGAT
The Vibrio cyclitrophicus DNA segment above includes these coding regions:
- a CDS encoding carbohydrate porin, whose amino-acid sequence is MQKFKLLPITVAVAASLASLSSFAADTDIEALEKRIQELESKVVEIDYVNDQQPAVLTPDTKVPEGIVFSGYARYGAHYSDGDNRYVEVGSSGRSLGRLGNEANGGEFQLGKIFQADSGAKWDVVLMLDDWNNDQWGSSGGVNLKKMYAGVTNFVESQPELYAWAGRDFHQRPQQGLNDYFWMSHDGQGAGFNNLNLGGIKLDMGFVGAVDSEDGALGNDSGRYGITSKLHGINAGIGNLDLYANYGFASEEADTIGNKVSDENAWQIGATLGLGDSNKLVAKYADGADNSVFELAGDKQVIYVSLEGNYATSDQFIIDYLISYKDISGDDATEQSEYAGIVRPQYQWDDTHSTWLEAGYAMEDRDDGSEKNGWKVTLSQNVSLGGLPWSRPMLRFYTTVGDVETKGTTETVTADTLAFGAMFEAWW